A window of Selenomonadales bacterium genomic DNA:
ATTCTGTCTTTTATTTATAGAAATCATACAAGTATAACAGAAAATTATGAAATTTGTGCATTGAGTATAAAGAGAAAGATGAGGGAGTGGAGAAGTATGGAAAAACATTCATGTTGTTGCGGCGGCAATAAGGGAAATGAGTTTGAAAAACTCGATGCTATCTTGGAAAAGTATAGAGAAAGCAAGGGAACATTGATTCCGATTTTGCAGGAAGTACAGAATGTCTATGGCTATTTGTCCAAAGAAGTACTCATTCATATTGCACAAAAGACACAGATTCCGATCAGTCAGATCTATGGTGTTGCGACGTTCTATTCGCAGTTCCATTTGAATCCGCGTGGTAAACATATCATTCGCGTTTGTCAAGGTACAGCTTGTCACGTTCGCGGTGGTGCAAAAATATTGGCGGCACTTGAAGATCTCTTAGAGGTCAATGCAGGCGAAACGACGCGTGACTTGAACTTTACGCTTGAAACAGTTGCTTGCATCGGTG
This region includes:
- the nuoE gene encoding NADH-quinone oxidoreductase subunit NuoE, yielding MREWRSMEKHSCCCGGNKGNEFEKLDAILEKYRESKGTLIPILQEVQNVYGYLSKEVLIHIAQKTQIPISQIYGVATFYSQFHLNPRGKHIIRVCQGTACHVRGGAKILAALEDLLEVNAGETTRDLNFTLETVACIGACGLAPVMMVDEEPYGRLTPEALPAILDQYR